A single region of the Acidobacteriota bacterium genome encodes:
- a CDS encoding 4a-hydroxytetrahydrobiopterin dehydratase — MAAMTADEIRAACGELTGWEADVEAPSIAREYQFPTFPAAVRFVDFVAELAEAADHHPDIDVRYNRVRLTLSTHSAGGVTEKDFALARAIDHC, encoded by the coding sequence ATGGCAGCGATGACAGCGGACGAGATCCGGGCGGCGTGTGGAGAACTGACGGGTTGGGAGGCGGATGTGGAAGCGCCTTCCATCGCGCGGGAGTACCAGTTCCCGACTTTCCCGGCGGCGGTGCGTTTCGTCGACTTCGTGGCTGAGCTGGCCGAAGCGGCGGACCACCATCCGGACATCGATGTTCGCTACAACCGGGTTCGCCTGACCCTCAGTACTCATTCCGCGGGTGGTGTGACGGAGAAGGACTTCGCGCTGGCCCGGGCGATCGACCACTGTTGA
- a CDS encoding CbbQ/NirQ/NorQ/GpvN family protein, protein MTQPLQAAKPLPASEAPYYLPVANEVELFLAAYRARMPVLLKGPTGCGKTRFLEHMTHRLYRGGDAGARTGIETPLVTVACHEDLTATDLVGRYLLEGDDTVWMDGPLTRAVRDGSICYLDEIVEARKDTTVLIHALTDHRRILPIEKRGEILPAHPDFLLVLSYNPGYQSVAKDLKPSTRQRFVALEFDYPPPEVEAEIIAHEAGIDLTLGRDLAELGKRIRNLHHRGFDEGVSTRLLIYTAQLIAGGIGVREACVAAICRAITDDDEVQRAVTEVATTLLP, encoded by the coding sequence ATGACCCAGCCCCTCCAGGCGGCGAAGCCGCTGCCCGCGTCCGAGGCGCCGTACTACCTGCCGGTCGCCAACGAGGTCGAGCTGTTCCTCGCCGCGTACCGGGCGCGCATGCCGGTGCTGCTCAAGGGGCCGACGGGTTGCGGCAAGACGCGGTTTCTGGAGCACATGACGCATCGGCTGTATCGGGGAGGCGATGCGGGTGCGCGGACGGGGATCGAGACGCCTCTCGTCACGGTCGCCTGCCACGAGGATCTGACCGCGACCGACCTGGTCGGCCGCTACCTGCTCGAAGGCGATGACACGGTGTGGATGGACGGTCCGCTGACGCGGGCCGTGCGCGACGGGTCGATCTGCTATCTGGACGAGATCGTCGAAGCGCGCAAGGACACAACGGTGCTGATCCACGCGCTGACCGACCATCGCCGCATCCTTCCGATCGAGAAGCGGGGCGAGATCCTGCCGGCGCACCCGGACTTCCTGCTCGTCCTGTCGTACAACCCGGGCTACCAGAGCGTGGCCAAGGACCTGAAGCCGAGCACCCGCCAGCGCTTCGTGGCGCTCGAGTTCGACTATCCTCCGCCCGAGGTTGAAGCAGAGATCATCGCGCACGAAGCGGGCATCGACCTGACCCTTGGGCGGGACCTCGCCGAACTCGGCAAGCGCATCCGCAACCTCCACCACCGCGGTTTCGACGAAGGGGTTAGCACCCGCCTCCTCATCTACACGGCGCAGTTGATCGCCGGCGGCATCGGCGTTCGCGAGGCCTGCGTCGCCGCGATCTGTCGGGCGATCACCGACGACGACGAGGTCCAGCGCGCGGTGACCGAGGTCGCAACGACGCTGCTGCCTTGA